From Cupriavidus oxalaticus:
GCGCGCGCCGCGGCCCTGGTGCCGGGCCTGCTCGTGAAACAGGCCGCCCTCGGCCTGTATCGCCACCCTGGCGGTAAAGCGCGCGACCTGCCCGTCATGGGCGGTGCCAGTCAGCCGCACCGTGCCGCCGTCGGGATCGTCGCCAGTGCCGGCGGATGGCGCCTGCTCGATCTGGTCGATGCGGGTCTCGAATACGCGCTGCAGCCGGTCGGCGGGGCAAGCCTGCGCGGCGCGCGCGAGGGCGCGTTCGAGCACATCGCACAGCTCGCCATAGCGGACCACATAGCCCAATGCCGGCACGCCGTAGTCGTCATGGTGCAGCCGGACATGGCCGAAGCGGCCGCGCTGCGACACGTGGATATGCTCGATCGGGCTGCCGGGCACGGGCCACGCGCCGATCTGCTCGAGCAGCTGGCGGCTGCCGTGCGACAGCGCGATCGCGCGCGGGTCGCGCGCGGCGCGCGCCGGCGTGGCCGCATCGATCAGCGCGATGCGCCAGTCGGTGGTGCGCAGCAGCTGGCAGGCCAGCGCCAGTCCCACCGGGCCGCCGCCGACGATGGCGATGTCCTGGATATCAGCTGGCGCGGCCGGCATCGTCACTGCCTCCTGCATTGCCGCCGGTGCCATCGCTGCCGCCGATGCCAGTCTCGCCGGCCCCGCGCTTCCAGCAGATCGCGTCAGTGCGCGACTTGCCGGCCGCAGCGTCGCGCAGCGCATTGTCGAGCTTCTGCTGGCTGAAGCCGGGCAGCGCGCGCAATTGCTCGAGCAGCGCGGCATAGTTGGCGGCATCGGCCGGGACCACACAGCCCTGGCCGCTGTCGGGCGCGCCGACCAGGATCAGCCAGGCAGCGCCCGCCCAGGGTTCGCGGTTGGAGACGCGCACCACGACGCGTTCCAGCGTATCCCATGCGATTTCCTCGCGCTGCCCATCGGGGCGGTGCACCACGACGCGGTCGTCGAACAGGTTGATGATGAACGGTTCCGACGGGTTGCGCGGTTTTGCGGCCGCAGCCTGGGTGCTGCCCTGGCCGGGAAAGAGTCTGCGCAGCCAACCGATCATCGCCGGCCTCCGGCATCGCGCATCAGCGCCTCGATCTCGTCGGCATGCACCGGCACGCCGCGGGTGATCAGCTCGCAGTCGCGATCGGTCACCACGGCGTCATCCTCGATGCGGATGCCGATATGCCAGTAGCGCTCCGGCACGTCCTGCGCCGGTCGCACGTAGATGCCGGGCTCGATGGTCAGCACCATGCCCGGCTGCAGCGGCCGCCACGGGCGCTCGCCTTCGCCGGTGTGGCTGGCGACGCGGTATTCGCCCACGTCGTGCACGTCCATGCCGAGCCAGTGCCCGGTGCGGTGCATGTAGAAGCGGCGGTAGCTGCCGCTGGCCAGCACGTCGTCGAGCGTGCCTTCCTTGTTGCGGTCGAGCAGGCCGGTATCGAGCATGCCTTGCGCCAGCACGCGCACGGCGGCATCGTGCGGCACGTTGTAGGGCACGCCGGCGCGGGTTTCGGCGATCGCAGCTTCCTGCGCCGCCACCACCAGGTCATACAGCTCGCGCTGCGCGGGCGAAAAGCGCCCCGACACCGGGAAGGTACGGGTGATGTCCGAAGCGTAGCCGTCGAGCTCGCAGCCGGCGTCGATCAGGCACAGGTCGCCATCCTTCAGTTCGGCCGGGCCGGCGCGGTAGTGCAGCACGCAGGCGTTGGGGCCGGCGGCGACGATCGAGTTGTAGGCCACGCTCTGCGCGCCGTGGCGGCGGAATTCATAGAGCAGCTCGGCTTCGAGGTGGTATTCGCGCAGGCCCGGGCGCGTGGCGTGCATCGCGCGCACATGGGCGCCGGCGGAGATTTCGCCCGCGC
This genomic window contains:
- a CDS encoding aminopeptidase P N-terminal domain-containing protein — encoded protein: MSAPDNALLAACRERRARVLQHLRAGGGGVAILPTAPEAMRNRDSDYPYRHDSYFYYLTGFTEPEAVLVLVAGAPGDPADADRSILFCRPKHEEREIWDGFRYGPEGARAAFGFDEAHSFEEIDATLPPLLANRAQVAYPLAESTRTDVQMRRWLDAVRMQGRAGVSAPSVAIDIRTLLDEMRLFKDAGELAIMRRAGEISAGAHVRAMHATRPGLREYHLEAELLYEFRRHGAQSVAYNSIVAAGPNACVLHYRAGPAELKDGDLCLIDAGCELDGYASDITRTFPVSGRFSPAQRELYDLVVAAQEAAIAETRAGVPYNVPHDAAVRVLAQGMLDTGLLDRNKEGTLDDVLASGSYRRFYMHRTGHWLGMDVHDVGEYRVASHTGEGERPWRPLQPGMVLTIEPGIYVRPAQDVPERYWHIGIRIEDDAVVTDRDCELITRGVPVHADEIEALMRDAGGRR